Proteins found in one Candidatus Hydrogenedentota bacterium genomic segment:
- a CDS encoding HAMP domain-containing histidine kinase — translation MESKQAASTNPEPVLDDASSFLVSPRFLRARLLVYAAARFGVAAAIFVGAWFAPLVVGIEQLPSKPLHLLAAVLFAYNIVVFVVLYRYRCTRHCSHLYLVLLLHGTITFDFIFLTIALWLVGGAASPFTSFYILHIILAAMLMSRWEAFLQALFGYLLFAGLVFIQLIDLLPVYMPVGAVLSDTPMDWRFAGTLLTVQAILFSVTTLLVSEIAAALIRGEMALKELNAELKQLSEKRRDFMHVVTHNLKAPAAAATMLLETVENLWADNASNSARDAIKRARRRTQELSELVQELQQLSSLESGALRDQEMLFSLNDTVRSLVDKYGETANRKKQRIALYLQEHLPEVRAVPRLILEAAANYMTNAIKYTPEGGKLILRTCSRDGEVIFELEDNGVGIPEDCVGNLFTEFVRADTVVAGEKPPGVGLGLSIVKRILQYYGGRVYVSSVEGKGSTFGFALPRVQDEGQNGR, via the coding sequence ATGGAATCGAAACAGGCGGCGTCGACAAACCCTGAACCGGTTTTGGATGATGCCTCTTCTTTTCTGGTAAGTCCGCGTTTTTTACGGGCGCGGTTATTGGTTTATGCGGCGGCGCGCTTTGGCGTTGCTGCAGCCATCTTTGTTGGCGCTTGGTTTGCGCCTTTGGTGGTGGGTATTGAGCAGCTGCCGTCGAAGCCCTTGCATCTGCTTGCCGCTGTACTTTTCGCCTATAACATCGTCGTGTTTGTTGTGCTCTACCGCTACCGCTGCACCCGCCATTGTTCCCATCTCTATCTGGTTTTGTTGTTGCATGGCACGATCACCTTTGATTTCATCTTTTTGACCATTGCTCTGTGGCTCGTCGGCGGTGCTGCCTCACCCTTCACTTCTTTTTATATTCTCCATATTATTTTGGCCGCCATGCTCATGTCTCGATGGGAGGCGTTTTTACAAGCCCTTTTCGGCTACCTCCTTTTCGCGGGGCTTGTCTTCATACAATTGATTGACCTGCTGCCCGTATACATGCCAGTCGGCGCAGTCCTATCGGATACGCCTATGGACTGGCGTTTTGCCGGGACGCTGTTGACGGTGCAAGCCATTCTGTTCTCAGTGACTACGCTCTTAGTTTCGGAAATCGCCGCCGCGCTGATCCGCGGAGAAATGGCGCTCAAAGAATTGAACGCCGAGCTGAAACAGCTGTCCGAAAAGCGCCGTGATTTCATGCATGTGGTGACCCATAATTTGAAAGCGCCTGCAGCGGCAGCGACCATGTTATTGGAAACGGTCGAAAACCTGTGGGCGGACAATGCTTCCAACAGCGCACGAGACGCGATCAAGCGTGCGCGCCGCCGCACCCAAGAACTTAGCGAATTGGTTCAGGAATTGCAGCAGCTTTCCTCTTTGGAAAGCGGCGCGTTGCGAGATCAGGAAATGCTGTTCAGCTTGAATGATACGGTGCGTAGCTTGGTGGATAAATATGGGGAGACAGCGAACCGGAAAAAGCAGCGTATCGCCTTGTATCTTCAAGAGCATTTACCCGAAGTACGCGCCGTACCAAGGCTCATACTGGAGGCGGCGGCAAATTATATGACCAACGCCATCAAGTATACGCCTGAAGGGGGGAAACTCATCCTGCGCACGTGCAGCCGAGACGGAGAGGTGATCTTCGAATTGGAGGATAACGGGGTGGGCATTCCCGAAGATTGTGTGGGGAATCTTTTCACGGAGTTCGTGCGGGCTGACACGGTCGTCGCCGGCGAAAAGCCGCCCGGCGTAGGGTTGGGCTTATCCATTGTTAAGCGTATCCTTCAGTACTACGGCGGACGCGTTTACGTGTCCAGCGTTGAGGGCAAAGGCAGCACCTTCGGCTTTGCTCTGCCCCGTGTGCAGGACGAGGGGCAGAACGGCCGCTAA
- the menB gene encoding 1,4-dihydroxy-2-naphthoyl-CoA synthase, with protein MQQPFPWEPVGAYQEILYHKMDGIAKITINRPERHNAFTPLTNDEISDALKDARFDSNIGVIILTGAGTKAFCSGGDQKVRGEGGYTDAATGAERLNVLDLHRQIRSLPKPVIAMVAGYAIGGGNILAMICDLTIAADNAIFGQTGPKVGSFDAGYGSAHLARMVGQKKAREIWFLCRQYNAQEALDMGMVNTVVPLERLEEETVSWCREILANSPTAIRCIKAALNADEDGQAGLMELAGNATALFYRSEEGQEGRNAFLEKRKPDFKRFPKNP; from the coding sequence ATGCAACAACCATTTCCGTGGGAACCTGTCGGCGCCTATCAAGAAATTCTGTACCATAAAATGGATGGGATCGCCAAAATAACCATCAACCGACCGGAACGGCACAACGCTTTTACACCCCTTACAAACGACGAAATCAGCGACGCCCTGAAAGATGCGCGCTTCGACAGCAACATTGGCGTCATCATTTTGACCGGTGCCGGCACAAAAGCCTTCTGCAGCGGCGGCGACCAAAAAGTGCGCGGCGAAGGGGGCTATACCGACGCGGCAACAGGAGCGGAACGTCTGAACGTGCTGGATCTGCACCGGCAGATTCGAAGTCTGCCCAAGCCCGTCATTGCCATGGTCGCCGGCTACGCTATTGGCGGCGGAAATATACTCGCCATGATCTGCGACCTCACCATTGCCGCAGACAACGCGATCTTTGGACAGACCGGACCGAAAGTGGGTTCCTTCGACGCAGGCTATGGATCCGCCCATCTCGCGCGCATGGTAGGTCAGAAAAAAGCGAGGGAAATATGGTTTCTGTGCCGCCAATATAACGCGCAAGAAGCGCTGGACATGGGCATGGTCAATACGGTCGTGCCGCTGGAGCGGCTCGAAGAAGAAACTGTGAGCTGGTGTAGGGAAATTCTCGCCAATTCGCCCACCGCTATCCGCTGCATCAAGGCGGCACTGAACGCCGATGAGGACGGACAGGCGGGGCTCATGGAACTTGCGGGCAATGCAACTGCCTTATTTTACAGGAGTGAAGAAGGCCAGGAAGGCCGCAATGCCTTTTTAGAAAAACGTAAGCCCGACTTCAAACGCTTCCCGAAAAATCCCTAA
- a CDS encoding peptidase M14 has product MSAELKRQYKRPFKAIHPLRFTRGAAFILLLALCFGMAKAETPPYTITADFPGANIHVEAISEDVVRLAPDLRDTEGWWFYWSFKMSGVPAGHTLRFDFGERNPIGVLGPAVSTDDGASWAWLGKEVISGAAFTYTFTDAPSTWFSYTIPYVEKDLRAFLDKHDFSPPLIEEELCLSKKGRSVEALRIPCNHDAPRCRVLFTVRHHACETMASFVLEGILESLLSDNPCGAWFRHNVEVLAIPFMDKDGVEAGDQGKNRIPYDHNRDYDAESIYPETAALKTRVEAWSEGLLRVAMDLHCPYIRGYRNEELYIVGSEDAAKWEAEQHLGRILEEINDSPLPYSAANNIPFGVDWNKPGSYSKGLSFSRWVKSLPGVSIGAAMEIPYAYVEGATMTEERARSFGTVILRALRRYLIETESLPE; this is encoded by the coding sequence ATGAGCGCAGAACTGAAACGGCAGTATAAACGTCCCTTTAAGGCAATCCATCCTCTTCGCTTCACTCGGGGCGCAGCGTTCATCCTGCTTCTTGCCTTATGTTTCGGCATGGCCAAAGCCGAAACGCCGCCCTATACCATCACCGCCGATTTTCCCGGCGCGAATATTCATGTTGAAGCAATCAGCGAAGATGTGGTTCGCCTCGCTCCCGATCTGCGTGACACCGAAGGCTGGTGGTTTTATTGGAGCTTCAAGATGAGCGGCGTACCGGCAGGGCATACGCTCCGCTTTGACTTCGGCGAACGCAATCCCATCGGCGTGCTCGGGCCTGCCGTCAGCACCGACGACGGCGCAAGCTGGGCGTGGCTTGGGAAGGAAGTTATTTCCGGCGCCGCCTTTACTTATACCTTCACCGATGCCCCTTCCACGTGGTTTTCATATACTATCCCTTATGTAGAAAAGGATCTGCGCGCCTTTCTCGACAAACACGATTTCTCGCCGCCCCTCATCGAGGAAGAGCTCTGTCTGAGCAAAAAAGGAAGAAGCGTTGAGGCACTGCGCATCCCCTGCAATCATGATGCGCCCCGCTGTCGCGTACTCTTCACAGTGCGCCATCACGCCTGTGAGACCATGGCAAGTTTTGTCTTGGAAGGCATACTCGAATCCTTGCTCAGCGACAATCCTTGCGGCGCATGGTTCCGCCATAATGTTGAAGTATTGGCGATTCCTTTCATGGACAAGGACGGCGTCGAGGCGGGCGATCAAGGGAAAAATCGTATCCCCTACGACCATAATCGGGATTACGATGCAGAAAGCATTTATCCGGAAACAGCTGCGCTCAAAACCCGCGTAGAAGCATGGAGCGAAGGCCTGCTCCGCGTCGCGATGGATCTCCATTGTCCCTATATCCGCGGCTACCGAAACGAAGAACTCTATATTGTCGGCAGTGAAGATGCGGCAAAGTGGGAAGCGGAACAACACTTGGGGCGCATCCTTGAAGAAATAAACGACAGCCCCTTGCCCTACAGCGCAGCCAACAATATCCCCTTTGGCGTGGATTGGAACAAGCCGGGCAGTTATTCAAAGGGGCTTAGCTTTTCGCGTTGGGTGAAATCTCTGCCCGGTGTTTCGATCGGTGCCGCCATGGAAATCCCCTACGCCTATGTTGAGGGCGCGACCATGACCGAGGAGCGGGCGCGCAGCTTCGGCACGGTCATCCTCCGTGCTCTGCGCCGCTACTTAATCGAAACGGAATCGCTGCCTGAGTAA